One genomic segment of Falco peregrinus isolate bFalPer1 chromosome 7, bFalPer1.pri, whole genome shotgun sequence includes these proteins:
- the URB2 gene encoding unhealthy ribosome biogenesis protein 2 homolog isoform X2, which yields MAAIYSGIYLKLKSAKTPWEDKLKLARFAWVSHQCVLPNKEQVLLDWVSHVLVSYYSKKYELEDEVVEKLWVYLDNIIHSRRLQDLLKSGKTIGLSFSIAQVINERLSEACSQKTQQNIGTVLSCSSGILSTPSLSIIYTAKCELLVDLLSKLAKLACQQLASDDAVGSQLFRVLQLTFTQYLLIQRQQTNPNRVFGQVTSHLLQPCLLLRHWLTVRSWTQADDNHVRQHLSREIRNQVETLLQAGLFQPELFLSYKEELLPEQNLQEKKKGALKSVLLPVSTVQTKLGSGFCEPALHGAAVAGSVSLLYKLFLDSYCKAENHLVCFHMLSSLFGCLRLSGLQQGVWEDMLSPADWSTELLALEQLLNLVLSSDIYNVARDRIRHKEVQFGFYRKLAQVLLRHSQASIPAWFRCLKLLMSLNHLIVEPDLDDLVASAWIDAEVSEPRTKKPQEALINTMFQTYSKLRQFPRLFEEVLTVICQPAADQLRLPVFSAGLTVKLHECLLELPPNQILDILCLFVEKCQTFIIPDVEGSVDMALKLLSVSLVLHAFLFNMRSLDDVTPSPVVLRTQSLLAKMQKGIIQPLMELLQAPRREEEKSDLWLRKASDSALLLVYTWVEVDTLFGVSCSKYVSPKAEIAAAVTEPAARHWGISALLPGVEEQCWERVMELANSFASTSKYCLELLTLQKIKMILIQTKADLQTLQHATAFILESGRSSMNRGESEPWDGDIGAISDLTYPTAHWHLIISNLTILLPFMSLKDVEYLANVLLETLVLAKDQEAAADQESFISIGKVSLGLMHSSFLPEMKVLHCAFLTSLIRRFARVLPTAAKDSVDQPVQQLSAGNIPWHEEMLAHCRSVDLWEAPSENKLQKNEFSLSWKTLEKVAQCIVLLAKSCCPVILKESQLESCLGLLEIASLLKLDSLLPSDCTRCFLVLLSLLANTRARVSCSKLLLLKFLSTCFRLLRCLQAGRNASCIFKVFHASDVLEAVMTSQLTASKFFTDVLTVPVWGQYLQEAQAFLENFLQMIIERRQSVRLNLEKFMSFLVSCKSDGGAAKSKGWKNWNPAAGQLLLMAFTTLCHVVTLHLQQLPEKKLQSANVLSALLEPVVVQMVRTVEDGLQSNTENEPLPVAFIPSVTTLLKADLSRAVKKGWQKEPSGFLEQPRIKLYQKFYSQILRELPCAGGNLQFLQSALQFLTIFCSVPELYPGKETAVMVVFAIKKLLSGPAITTQMIQSMQIELTEVLVQLLGNCSAEEFYTIMRLVLQGLEMRNVWQQKAKEVLSAVTLTKLLLSCPLSGDKEKAFWFASPQIITALAMQTKEACQDQSLVSTIVIPILETAAALLRQGEGILLNPHHVALSFSILLTVPLDHLKTEDYRGVFLGVHEVLFSIVQCHPKVLLKAAPSFLNSFHRLVVSVMHEGRQKGDRVAGHEVNWYPGFPLMSYRLCHVQIYLG from the exons GTCATAAACGAAAGGTTATCAGAGGCCTGTTCtcaaaaaacacagcaaaacattgGCACAGTGCTGAGTTGCTCCAGTGGCATCCTTTCTACTCCTTCGCTCTCCATCATTTACACAGCAAAGTGTGAGCTCTTGGTTGATCTCCTCAGCAAGCTGGCCAAGCTGGCATGTCAGCAGCTGGCTTCTGATGATGCTGTGGGTTCCCAGTTGTTCAGAGTCCTTCAGCTTACCTTTACTCAGTACCTCCTGATCCAGAGGCAGCAAACCAACCCAAATCGTGTGTTTGGGCAAGTGACAAGTCACTTGCTCCAGCCGTGTCTGCTCCTGAGACACTGGCTAACTGTGAGGAGCTGGACACAAGCAGATGACAACCATGTGCGTCAGCACCTGAGCAGGGAAATCCGAAACCAAGTAGAAACTTTGCTGCAGGCTGGGTTATTCCAGCCTGAGCTTTTCTTATCCTACaaagaggagctgctgccagaaCAGAACCTccaagagaagaagaaaggagcTTTGAAAAGTGTTTTGCTACCAGTCAGCACAGTGCAGACCAAGCTGGGCAGTGGCTTTTGTGAACCTGCCCTTCAtggagctgctgtggctggttcaGTGTCCCTGCTATATAAGCTCTTTCTGGACTCGTACTGTAAGGCGGAAAACCACCTTGTGTGTTTCCACATGCTGAGCAGCCTTTTTGGCTGTCTCAGGCTCTCTGGCCTACAGCAGGGTGTGTGGGAGGATATGCTCTCCCCTGCGGACTGGAGCACGGAGCTGCTTGCTTTGGAACAGCTTCTGAACTTGGTGCTTAGCAGTGATATCTATAATGTTGCCCGTGACCGTATCCGGCACAAGGAGGTACAGTTTGGGTTTTACCGCAAGCTAGCACAGGTGTTGTTGAGGCACTCCCAAGCTTCCATCCCTGCTTGGTTCAGGTGTCTCAAACTCTTGATGTCATTAAACCACCTTATAGTAGAGCCAGACCTGGATGACTTAGTGGCCTCAGCATGGATTGATGCCGAGGTCTCTGAGCCACGCACGAAGAAACCCCAGGAGGCTCTCATCAACACCATGTTTCAGACTTACTCCAAGCTGCGACAATTCCCACGGCTCTTTGAGGAGGTATTGACAGTCAtttgccagccagctgctgatCAGCTGAGACTGCCTGTCTTCTCTGCTGGCCTGACAGTAAAGCTTCATGAGTGCCTCCTTGAACTGCCACCCAACCAGATTCTGGACATTTTGTGTCTCTTTGTGGAGAAATGCCAGACCTTTATCATTCCTGACGTTGAAGGGTCAGTTGACATGGCCTTGAAGCTGCTGTCGGTGAGCTTGGTGCTGCACGCTTTTCTGTTCAACATGAGGAGCCTAGATGATGTCACCCCTTCCCCTGTGGTCCTTCGCACTCAGAGTCTGCTGGCAAAGATGCAGAAGGGAATAATTCAGCCACtgatggagctgctgcaggctcctagaagagaggaagagaagtcAGACCTTTGGCTAAGAAAGGCCAGTGACTCTGCTCTCCTCCTTGTTTACACTTGGGTTGAGGTAGACACTTTGTTTGGTGTTAGCTGCAGTAAATATGTGTCTCCAAAAGCtgaaattgctgctgctgttactgaaCCTGCTGCAAGGCACTGGGGCATTTCAGCTTTACTCCCTGGTGTGgaggagcagtgctgggagAGAGTCATGGAACTTGCAAATAGTTTTGCCTCCACTAGTAAATATTGCTTAGAACTGCTCAcgcttcagaaaataaagatgattTTAATACAGACAAAAGCTGACCTACAGACCTTGCAGCATGCTACAGCTTTCATCCTGGAGTCCGGGAGATCCAGCATGAACAGGGGAGAATCTGAACCATGGGATGGAGATATCGGCGCAATAAGTGATCTTACTTACCCCACAGCACACTGGCACCTCATCATCTCCAACCTGACTATCCTGTTGCCGTTTATGTCCCTGAAGGATGTAGAGTACCTTGCAAATGTGCTTCTAGAGACCTTAGTATTGGCCAAAGATCAGGAAGCTGCCGCAGACCAGGAGTCTTTCATCAGCATTGGGAAGGTATCTCTTGGTTTGATGCATAGCTcctttcttccagaaatgaaGGTCCTGCATTGTGCTTTTCTGACCAGTCTTATTCGTCGGTTTGCTAGGGTGCTGCCCACTGCTGCCAAGGATTCAGTAGATCAGCCAGTTCAACAGCTGTCTGCAGGTAATATCCCTTGGCATGAAGAAATGCTGGCTCACTGCAGATCTGTTGATCTGTGGGAAGCAccatcagaaaacaaactgcagaagAATGAGTTCAGCTTGTCTTGGAAAACACTGGAGAAGGTTGCCCAGTGTATAGTACTGTTAGCAAAAAGCTGCTGCCCTGTCATCCTGAAAGAAAGTCAGCTAGAAAGCTGCTTGGGTTTGCTAGAAATTGCTTCTCTTCTGAAACTAGACAGTCTTCTTCCCTCTGACTGTACCCGGTGTTTTCTGGTGCTCCTGTCCCTGCTAGCCAATACCAGGGCTAGAGTCTCTTGCAGCAAGCTGTTACTGCTGAAGTTTTTAAGTACCTGCTTCCGCCTCCTGAGGTGCTTGCAAGCTGGCAGGAATGccagctgtatttttaaggtGTTTCACGCCAGTGATGTTCTTGAGGCTGTTATGACCTCCCAGCTTACAGCTAGCAAATTCTTCACTGATGTCTTGACTGTTCCTGTTTGGGGACAGTATCTCCAGGAAGCCCAAGCCTTtttggaaaactttcttcagaTGATTATTGAAAGAAGGCAAAGTGTGAGGCTCAACTTGGAAAAGTTCATGTCTTTCCTGGTAAGCTGCAAGTCAGATGGTGGTGCAGCCAAAAGCAAAGGCTGGAAAAACTGGAATCCCGCAGCTGGGCAGTTACTGCTCATGGCATTCACCACACTCTGTCACGTAGTCACACTCCAccttcagcagctgccagaaAAGAAGCTGCAGTCTGCGAATGTACTGTCTGCTCTGTTGGAGCCAGTAGTTGTGCAAATGGTCAGAACTGTTGAAGACGGTCTTCAGAGTAACACTGAAAACGAGCCTTTGCCTGTAGCATTCATACCATCTGTCACTactcttctcaaagcagatcTGAGCCGTGCTGTCAAAAAGGGCTGGCAGAAGGAGCCCAGTGGGTTTTTGGAGCAACCCCGTATTAAACTGTACCAAAAGTTTTACTCTCAGATACTGAGAGAGCTGCCCTGTGCCGGAGGTAATCTACAGTTCCTTCAGTCTGCGTTGCAGTTCCTAACGATCTTCTGCTCAGTGCCAGAGCTGTatcctggaaaagaaacagcGGTCATGGTTGTTTTTGCTATAAAAAAGCTTCTTTCTG GTCCTGCAATCACAACCCAGATGATCCAAAGTATGCAGATAGAGCTGACAGAGGTGCTtgtccagctgctgggaaacTGCTCGGCTGAGGAGTTTTATACCATAATGAGGCTGGTGCTACAGGGACTTGAAATGAGGAATGTTTGGCAACAGAAAGCTAAA gaaGTATTGTCAGCTGTTACGCTAACCAAATTGTTGCTCAGCTGCCCATTAAGCggagacaaagaaaaagctttctggTTTGCCAGCCCACAGATAATCACAGCTTTAGCT ATGCAAACCAAAGAGGCCTGTCAGGACCAGTCACTGGTTTCCACCATAGTTATACCTATTCTAGagactgcagcagcactgctaaGGCAAGGAGAAGGGATTCTCTTAAATCCACACCATGTGGCACTGTCATTCAGCATTCTCCTGACAGTCCCTTTGGATCATCTGAAGACAGAAGACTATCGCGGTGTCTTCCTGGGAGTCCATGAAGTGCTCTTCTCTATTGTGCAGTGTCATCCAAAG GTGCTGTTGAAAGCAGCACCGTCTTTTCTGAACAGTTTCCATCGTCTGGTTGTTTCTGTCATGCATGAAGGACGTCAGAAAGGAGACAGAG TTGCAGGCCATGAAGTCAACTGGTATCCCGGCTTTCCACTGATGTCCTACAGATTATGCCATGTTCAGATTTATCTCGGTTGA
- the URB2 gene encoding unhealthy ribosome biogenesis protein 2 homolog isoform X1 produces MAAIYSGIYLKLKSAKTPWEDKLKLARFAWVSHQCVLPNKEQVLLDWVSHVLVSYYSKKYELEDEVVEKLWVYLDNIIHSRRLQDLLKSGKTIGLSFSIAQVINERLSEACSQKTQQNIGTVLSCSSGILSTPSLSIIYTAKCELLVDLLSKLAKLACQQLASDDAVGSQLFRVLQLTFTQYLLIQRQQTNPNRVFGQVTSHLLQPCLLLRHWLTVRSWTQADDNHVRQHLSREIRNQVETLLQAGLFQPELFLSYKEELLPEQNLQEKKKGALKSVLLPVSTVQTKLGSGFCEPALHGAAVAGSVSLLYKLFLDSYCKAENHLVCFHMLSSLFGCLRLSGLQQGVWEDMLSPADWSTELLALEQLLNLVLSSDIYNVARDRIRHKEVQFGFYRKLAQVLLRHSQASIPAWFRCLKLLMSLNHLIVEPDLDDLVASAWIDAEVSEPRTKKPQEALINTMFQTYSKLRQFPRLFEEVLTVICQPAADQLRLPVFSAGLTVKLHECLLELPPNQILDILCLFVEKCQTFIIPDVEGSVDMALKLLSVSLVLHAFLFNMRSLDDVTPSPVVLRTQSLLAKMQKGIIQPLMELLQAPRREEEKSDLWLRKASDSALLLVYTWVEVDTLFGVSCSKYVSPKAEIAAAVTEPAARHWGISALLPGVEEQCWERVMELANSFASTSKYCLELLTLQKIKMILIQTKADLQTLQHATAFILESGRSSMNRGESEPWDGDIGAISDLTYPTAHWHLIISNLTILLPFMSLKDVEYLANVLLETLVLAKDQEAAADQESFISIGKVSLGLMHSSFLPEMKVLHCAFLTSLIRRFARVLPTAAKDSVDQPVQQLSAGNIPWHEEMLAHCRSVDLWEAPSENKLQKNEFSLSWKTLEKVAQCIVLLAKSCCPVILKESQLESCLGLLEIASLLKLDSLLPSDCTRCFLVLLSLLANTRARVSCSKLLLLKFLSTCFRLLRCLQAGRNASCIFKVFHASDVLEAVMTSQLTASKFFTDVLTVPVWGQYLQEAQAFLENFLQMIIERRQSVRLNLEKFMSFLVSCKSDGGAAKSKGWKNWNPAAGQLLLMAFTTLCHVVTLHLQQLPEKKLQSANVLSALLEPVVVQMVRTVEDGLQSNTENEPLPVAFIPSVTTLLKADLSRAVKKGWQKEPSGFLEQPRIKLYQKFYSQILRELPCAGGNLQFLQSALQFLTIFCSVPELYPGKETAVMVVFAIKKLLSGPAITTQMIQSMQIELTEVLVQLLGNCSAEEFYTIMRLVLQGLEMRNVWQQKAKEVLSAVTLTKLLLSCPLSGDKEKAFWFASPQIITALAMQTKEACQDQSLVSTIVIPILETAAALLRQGEGILLNPHHVALSFSILLTVPLDHLKTEDYRGVFLGVHEVLFSIVQCHPKVLLKAAPSFLNSFHRLVVSVMHEGRQKGDRGNTDEFEVILKCAHLVERMYTHIAAEMEDFTVFSAFIVAQYVTELQKVTLHPAVKKHLTEGIYHILDLCIERDVKFLNASLPAGVREVFKDLYNDYNHYHKAKKQGEEKYTA; encoded by the exons GTCATAAACGAAAGGTTATCAGAGGCCTGTTCtcaaaaaacacagcaaaacattgGCACAGTGCTGAGTTGCTCCAGTGGCATCCTTTCTACTCCTTCGCTCTCCATCATTTACACAGCAAAGTGTGAGCTCTTGGTTGATCTCCTCAGCAAGCTGGCCAAGCTGGCATGTCAGCAGCTGGCTTCTGATGATGCTGTGGGTTCCCAGTTGTTCAGAGTCCTTCAGCTTACCTTTACTCAGTACCTCCTGATCCAGAGGCAGCAAACCAACCCAAATCGTGTGTTTGGGCAAGTGACAAGTCACTTGCTCCAGCCGTGTCTGCTCCTGAGACACTGGCTAACTGTGAGGAGCTGGACACAAGCAGATGACAACCATGTGCGTCAGCACCTGAGCAGGGAAATCCGAAACCAAGTAGAAACTTTGCTGCAGGCTGGGTTATTCCAGCCTGAGCTTTTCTTATCCTACaaagaggagctgctgccagaaCAGAACCTccaagagaagaagaaaggagcTTTGAAAAGTGTTTTGCTACCAGTCAGCACAGTGCAGACCAAGCTGGGCAGTGGCTTTTGTGAACCTGCCCTTCAtggagctgctgtggctggttcaGTGTCCCTGCTATATAAGCTCTTTCTGGACTCGTACTGTAAGGCGGAAAACCACCTTGTGTGTTTCCACATGCTGAGCAGCCTTTTTGGCTGTCTCAGGCTCTCTGGCCTACAGCAGGGTGTGTGGGAGGATATGCTCTCCCCTGCGGACTGGAGCACGGAGCTGCTTGCTTTGGAACAGCTTCTGAACTTGGTGCTTAGCAGTGATATCTATAATGTTGCCCGTGACCGTATCCGGCACAAGGAGGTACAGTTTGGGTTTTACCGCAAGCTAGCACAGGTGTTGTTGAGGCACTCCCAAGCTTCCATCCCTGCTTGGTTCAGGTGTCTCAAACTCTTGATGTCATTAAACCACCTTATAGTAGAGCCAGACCTGGATGACTTAGTGGCCTCAGCATGGATTGATGCCGAGGTCTCTGAGCCACGCACGAAGAAACCCCAGGAGGCTCTCATCAACACCATGTTTCAGACTTACTCCAAGCTGCGACAATTCCCACGGCTCTTTGAGGAGGTATTGACAGTCAtttgccagccagctgctgatCAGCTGAGACTGCCTGTCTTCTCTGCTGGCCTGACAGTAAAGCTTCATGAGTGCCTCCTTGAACTGCCACCCAACCAGATTCTGGACATTTTGTGTCTCTTTGTGGAGAAATGCCAGACCTTTATCATTCCTGACGTTGAAGGGTCAGTTGACATGGCCTTGAAGCTGCTGTCGGTGAGCTTGGTGCTGCACGCTTTTCTGTTCAACATGAGGAGCCTAGATGATGTCACCCCTTCCCCTGTGGTCCTTCGCACTCAGAGTCTGCTGGCAAAGATGCAGAAGGGAATAATTCAGCCACtgatggagctgctgcaggctcctagaagagaggaagagaagtcAGACCTTTGGCTAAGAAAGGCCAGTGACTCTGCTCTCCTCCTTGTTTACACTTGGGTTGAGGTAGACACTTTGTTTGGTGTTAGCTGCAGTAAATATGTGTCTCCAAAAGCtgaaattgctgctgctgttactgaaCCTGCTGCAAGGCACTGGGGCATTTCAGCTTTACTCCCTGGTGTGgaggagcagtgctgggagAGAGTCATGGAACTTGCAAATAGTTTTGCCTCCACTAGTAAATATTGCTTAGAACTGCTCAcgcttcagaaaataaagatgattTTAATACAGACAAAAGCTGACCTACAGACCTTGCAGCATGCTACAGCTTTCATCCTGGAGTCCGGGAGATCCAGCATGAACAGGGGAGAATCTGAACCATGGGATGGAGATATCGGCGCAATAAGTGATCTTACTTACCCCACAGCACACTGGCACCTCATCATCTCCAACCTGACTATCCTGTTGCCGTTTATGTCCCTGAAGGATGTAGAGTACCTTGCAAATGTGCTTCTAGAGACCTTAGTATTGGCCAAAGATCAGGAAGCTGCCGCAGACCAGGAGTCTTTCATCAGCATTGGGAAGGTATCTCTTGGTTTGATGCATAGCTcctttcttccagaaatgaaGGTCCTGCATTGTGCTTTTCTGACCAGTCTTATTCGTCGGTTTGCTAGGGTGCTGCCCACTGCTGCCAAGGATTCAGTAGATCAGCCAGTTCAACAGCTGTCTGCAGGTAATATCCCTTGGCATGAAGAAATGCTGGCTCACTGCAGATCTGTTGATCTGTGGGAAGCAccatcagaaaacaaactgcagaagAATGAGTTCAGCTTGTCTTGGAAAACACTGGAGAAGGTTGCCCAGTGTATAGTACTGTTAGCAAAAAGCTGCTGCCCTGTCATCCTGAAAGAAAGTCAGCTAGAAAGCTGCTTGGGTTTGCTAGAAATTGCTTCTCTTCTGAAACTAGACAGTCTTCTTCCCTCTGACTGTACCCGGTGTTTTCTGGTGCTCCTGTCCCTGCTAGCCAATACCAGGGCTAGAGTCTCTTGCAGCAAGCTGTTACTGCTGAAGTTTTTAAGTACCTGCTTCCGCCTCCTGAGGTGCTTGCAAGCTGGCAGGAATGccagctgtatttttaaggtGTTTCACGCCAGTGATGTTCTTGAGGCTGTTATGACCTCCCAGCTTACAGCTAGCAAATTCTTCACTGATGTCTTGACTGTTCCTGTTTGGGGACAGTATCTCCAGGAAGCCCAAGCCTTtttggaaaactttcttcagaTGATTATTGAAAGAAGGCAAAGTGTGAGGCTCAACTTGGAAAAGTTCATGTCTTTCCTGGTAAGCTGCAAGTCAGATGGTGGTGCAGCCAAAAGCAAAGGCTGGAAAAACTGGAATCCCGCAGCTGGGCAGTTACTGCTCATGGCATTCACCACACTCTGTCACGTAGTCACACTCCAccttcagcagctgccagaaAAGAAGCTGCAGTCTGCGAATGTACTGTCTGCTCTGTTGGAGCCAGTAGTTGTGCAAATGGTCAGAACTGTTGAAGACGGTCTTCAGAGTAACACTGAAAACGAGCCTTTGCCTGTAGCATTCATACCATCTGTCACTactcttctcaaagcagatcTGAGCCGTGCTGTCAAAAAGGGCTGGCAGAAGGAGCCCAGTGGGTTTTTGGAGCAACCCCGTATTAAACTGTACCAAAAGTTTTACTCTCAGATACTGAGAGAGCTGCCCTGTGCCGGAGGTAATCTACAGTTCCTTCAGTCTGCGTTGCAGTTCCTAACGATCTTCTGCTCAGTGCCAGAGCTGTatcctggaaaagaaacagcGGTCATGGTTGTTTTTGCTATAAAAAAGCTTCTTTCTG GTCCTGCAATCACAACCCAGATGATCCAAAGTATGCAGATAGAGCTGACAGAGGTGCTtgtccagctgctgggaaacTGCTCGGCTGAGGAGTTTTATACCATAATGAGGCTGGTGCTACAGGGACTTGAAATGAGGAATGTTTGGCAACAGAAAGCTAAA gaaGTATTGTCAGCTGTTACGCTAACCAAATTGTTGCTCAGCTGCCCATTAAGCggagacaaagaaaaagctttctggTTTGCCAGCCCACAGATAATCACAGCTTTAGCT ATGCAAACCAAAGAGGCCTGTCAGGACCAGTCACTGGTTTCCACCATAGTTATACCTATTCTAGagactgcagcagcactgctaaGGCAAGGAGAAGGGATTCTCTTAAATCCACACCATGTGGCACTGTCATTCAGCATTCTCCTGACAGTCCCTTTGGATCATCTGAAGACAGAAGACTATCGCGGTGTCTTCCTGGGAGTCCATGAAGTGCTCTTCTCTATTGTGCAGTGTCATCCAAAG GTGCTGTTGAAAGCAGCACCGTCTTTTCTGAACAGTTTCCATCGTCTGGTTGTTTCTGTCATGCATGAAGGACGTCAGAAAGGAGACAGAG gcAACACCGATGAGTTTGAAGTTATACTGAAGTGTGCACACTTGGTGGAACGGATGTATACTCATATTGCTGCAGAAATGGAGGACttcactgtgttttctgctttcattgtGGCTCAGTATGTGACTGAATTGCAGAAG GTGACTTTGCACCCGGCTGTGAAGAAACATCTCACAGAAGGGATATATCACATCCTTGACCTCTGCATTGAACGCGACGTCAAGTTCTTAAATGCATCGCTACCAGCAGGTGTAAGGGAGGTCTTTAAGGATCTGTATAATGATTACAACCACtaccacaaagcaaaaaaacaggGGGAGGAAAAATATACTGCATGA